A part of Halobaculum sp. MBLA0143 genomic DNA contains:
- a CDS encoding TRAM domain-containing protein: MADCPLADECPRYSERIQGMGCSHYGDRGGAEWCASYDMPISDLKSQPLKPGEEVTLDVDDIHESGAGVGKTDDGFIVLVDGVLPPARVTVRIDRVKQNHARAKEVVAEHDPEADDEPTASTDDGDGDDDRDRGRGDDDDRLGSRENFWGA; the protein is encoded by the coding sequence ATGGCGGACTGTCCACTCGCAGACGAGTGCCCCCGGTACTCCGAGCGTATCCAGGGAATGGGGTGTTCACACTACGGCGACCGCGGCGGCGCCGAGTGGTGTGCCAGCTACGACATGCCCATCTCCGACCTGAAGTCACAGCCACTCAAGCCCGGCGAGGAAGTGACCCTCGACGTAGACGACATCCACGAGAGCGGTGCCGGCGTCGGCAAGACGGACGACGGGTTCATCGTCCTCGTCGACGGCGTGCTCCCGCCGGCCCGTGTCACCGTCCGGATCGACCGGGTGAAACAGAACCACGCCCGCGCCAAGGAGGTCGTGGCGGAGCACGATCCGGAGGCGGACGACGAGCCGACGGCGTCGACCGACGACGGTGACGGCGACGACGACCGAGATCGTGGGCGGGGCGACGACGACGACCGGCTCGGCTCTCGGGAGAACTTCTGGGGCGCGTGA
- a CDS encoding anion permease yields MVSAETLGLFVIASVASLFMAWAIGAGSSGSTPFAPAVGANAIGVMRAGLVVGFLGFLGAVLQGANVTEAVGTSLIDGVTITATAAIVGLLTAAILVAVGVFAGYPIATAFTVTGAVVGVGLALGGAPAWSKYTEIATLWVTVPFVGGFAAYATARVLRSDRVPETVAVPLLGALVGAILANVGFTPIGPPGEQASVAAVLGSVIGGGVGSLLVTLVSAALAGGLLRVDLARDETGGQRRFLLALGGLVAFSAGGSQVGLAIGPLVPLLGDGIDLPVIALLAGGGFGLLAGSWTGAPRMIKALAQDYSSLGPRRSIAALIPSFAIAQTAVAFGIPVSFNEIVVSAIVGSGYAAGGSGVSRRKMVYTVLAWVGSLVLALGVGYGAFTVVDTLV; encoded by the coding sequence ATGGTATCCGCGGAGACGCTGGGACTGTTCGTGATCGCCAGCGTCGCGTCGTTGTTCATGGCCTGGGCCATCGGCGCCGGCTCCTCCGGCTCTACCCCGTTCGCGCCCGCGGTCGGGGCCAACGCAATCGGCGTGATGCGGGCCGGGCTCGTCGTCGGCTTCCTCGGGTTCCTCGGGGCGGTGCTCCAGGGGGCGAACGTCACGGAGGCGGTCGGCACCTCGCTGATCGACGGCGTGACGATCACGGCGACGGCGGCCATCGTCGGGCTGTTGACGGCGGCGATCCTGGTCGCCGTCGGCGTGTTCGCCGGCTACCCCATCGCCACCGCGTTCACCGTCACCGGCGCGGTCGTCGGGGTCGGACTCGCCTTGGGCGGTGCCCCCGCCTGGTCGAAGTACACGGAGATCGCCACGCTGTGGGTGACGGTGCCGTTCGTCGGCGGCTTCGCGGCCTACGCCACCGCCCGGGTGCTCCGCTCGGATCGAGTCCCAGAGACCGTTGCCGTCCCTCTGCTCGGTGCGCTCGTCGGCGCGATTCTGGCGAACGTCGGCTTCACTCCCATCGGCCCGCCGGGTGAGCAGGCGTCCGTCGCAGCCGTCCTCGGGTCCGTGATCGGCGGCGGCGTCGGCAGTCTCCTGGTGACGCTCGTCTCCGCCGCGCTGGCCGGCGGACTACTCCGAGTCGACCTGGCCCGCGACGAGACCGGCGGCCAGCGCCGATTTCTGTTGGCGCTCGGCGGGCTCGTCGCCTTCTCCGCGGGCGGTTCGCAGGTCGGACTCGCGATCGGCCCGCTCGTCCCGTTGCTGGGCGACGGGATCGACCTCCCGGTGATCGCACTCCTGGCCGGCGGCGGCTTCGGGCTGCTCGCCGGCTCCTGGACCGGCGCGCCACGGATGATCAAGGCGCTCGCACAGGACTACTCCAGTCTGGGGCCACGACGGTCCATCGCCGCTCTGATCCCGTCGTTCGCCATCGCACAGACGGCCGTCGCGTTCGGGATTCCGGTGTCGTTCAACGAGATTGTCGTCTCCGCCATCGTCGGCTCCGGCTACGCCGCCGGCGGGAGCGGCGTCTCCCGACGGAAGATGGTGTACACCGTACTGGCGTGGGTGGGATCGCTCGTACTCGCGTTGGGTGTCGGCTACGGCGCGTTCACCGTCGTCGACACGCTCGTCTAG
- a CDS encoding hemolysin family protein has translation MDLSSAFAVSFTLQLGGVVDTLPINDTTVTVAGAFSILLLIGLSAFFSSSEIAMFSLPSHRVDALVENGRTGANVVKQLKEDPHRLLVTILVGNNIVNIAMSSIATGLFARFMSQGQAVLAATFGITALVLLFGESAPKSYAVENTESWALRIARPLKLSEYVLYPLIVTFDYLTRVVNQITGGRSAIESSYVTRDEIQDMIQTGEREGVIDEEEREMLERIFRFNSTIAKEVMTPRLDVHAVSKEATVDEAIETCVQADHERVPVYEGTLDNIIGVVNIRDLVRERYYGEANPALDDVVKPTLHVPESKNVDDLLEEMQESRVQMVVVIDEFGTTEGLITLEDMAEEIVGEILEGDEDEPFEFVDDDTVLVRGEVNIDEVNEVLGIELPEGEEFETLAGFVFNRAGRLVEEGEEISFNGVDIRIEGVDNTRITRARVSITDGYDETAVDDDTGVEAES, from the coding sequence ATGGACTTGTCGTCGGCGTTCGCTGTCTCGTTCACCCTCCAGTTGGGGGGAGTAGTCGACACGCTCCCGATCAACGACACCACGGTCACCGTCGCCGGAGCGTTCTCGATCCTGCTCCTGATCGGGCTGTCGGCGTTCTTCTCCTCCTCGGAGATCGCCATGTTCTCGCTCCCGAGCCACCGCGTCGACGCGCTCGTGGAGAACGGTCGGACCGGCGCCAACGTGGTCAAGCAGCTGAAAGAGGACCCGCACCGGCTGCTCGTGACGATCCTGGTCGGGAACAACATCGTCAACATCGCGATGTCGTCTATCGCCACCGGCCTGTTCGCCCGGTTCATGAGCCAGGGGCAGGCGGTGTTGGCGGCGACGTTCGGGATCACGGCGCTCGTGCTCCTGTTCGGTGAGTCGGCGCCGAAGAGCTACGCCGTGGAGAACACGGAGTCGTGGGCGCTGCGGATCGCCAGGCCGCTGAAGCTGTCCGAGTACGTCCTCTACCCGTTGATCGTCACCTTCGACTACCTCACGCGGGTCGTCAACCAGATCACCGGCGGTCGTTCCGCCATCGAGAGCTCCTACGTCACCCGCGACGAGATCCAGGACATGATCCAGACGGGTGAACGGGAGGGTGTGATCGACGAGGAGGAACGCGAGATGCTGGAACGGATCTTCCGGTTCAACAGCACCATCGCCAAGGAAGTGATGACCCCCCGGCTGGACGTCCACGCCGTCTCGAAGGAGGCGACCGTCGACGAGGCGATCGAGACGTGTGTCCAGGCGGACCACGAACGGGTTCCGGTGTACGAGGGCACACTGGACAACATCATCGGCGTCGTCAACATCCGAGACCTGGTCCGGGAGCGTTACTACGGAGAGGCGAACCCGGCACTTGACGACGTCGTGAAGCCGACGCTCCACGTCCCAGAGTCGAAGAACGTCGACGACCTCCTGGAGGAGATGCAGGAGTCGCGCGTCCAGATGGTGGTCGTGATCGACGAGTTCGGGACGACGGAGGGGCTCATCACCCTCGAAGACATGGCCGAGGAGATCGTCGGGGAGATCCTGGAGGGTGACGAAGACGAGCCGTTCGAGTTCGTCGACGACGACACCGTTCTCGTGCGCGGCGAGGTGAACATCGACGAGGTGAACGAGGTGTTGGGGATCGAACTTCCGGAGGGAGAGGAGTTCGAGACCCTGGCCGGCTTCGTGTTCAACCGCGCCGGACGGCTCGTGGAGGAGGGTGAAGAGATCAGCTTCAACGGGGTGGACATCCGGATCGAAGGGGTCGACAACACCCGGATCACCCGAGCACGGGTGTCGATCACGGACGGCTACGACGAGACGGCCGTCGACGACGACACCGGCGTCGAGGCCGAGAGCTAG
- a CDS encoding glutaredoxin family protein, with translation MPADDQITLYRLQACPFCERVVRALDEHGVAYESRFVEPMHSERDAVARLTGKRTVPAIVDPTTGVTMSESANIVDYVEATYDDGGA, from the coding sequence ATGCCAGCCGACGACCAGATCACCCTGTACCGACTCCAGGCGTGCCCGTTCTGTGAGCGTGTCGTCCGTGCGTTGGACGAACACGGGGTCGCCTACGAGTCGCGGTTCGTCGAACCGATGCACTCCGAGCGCGACGCCGTCGCCCGTCTGACCGGCAAGCGGACCGTCCCGGCGATCGTCGACCCGACGACCGGCGTGACGATGTCGGAGTCCGCCAACATCGTCGACTACGTCGAGGCGACGTACGACGACGGGGGTGCGTGA